One Nocardioides oleivorans DNA segment encodes these proteins:
- a CDS encoding Rne/Rng family ribonuclease translates to MLDDDQPDRTEAGTEAPAATEPSAPVVTRRTRRAPARKSAVAPTEASTEAPAEAPSDAGAAAEQVAAPAKKAAAKKAPARKAAPRRSAAKKAASAADAEATPPQAADETTADTSTDTSVDTGVETAGDGTEVAAPARKAAARKTAKAPARKTAAKKTAGRKTAATEPVVAEVADADAAAEDPADDATGHAVLFQAPVVTTTTRRTRKRPTPVETAAETAAETAAETAPEAAPEAATETDAAAEPTGDEAAVSAPAKKAASKKAESKKTAGKKAAAKKSGRRSGAKADDPVVEVAPEDEEEVTDEEAAASADVEAEGVETSDTEQADDSSEGSSDDSSDDSSDSDDDSADGDGPARRRRRRGGRRRRKSSDSSQDGQDGQDGAQDGEAASGTDSAETAADDASEANGDSGPADNGDANGDGNGEGTSRRRRRRRRAGDDPASEDDEPNTVTRVRSRRSAEDQITAVAGSTRLEAKKQRRREGREAGRRRAPIVSEAEFLARRESVDRVMVIRQRQDLTQIGVLEDRVLVEHYVARESQTSLIGNVYLGRVQNVLPSMEAAFIDIGKGRNAVLYAGEVNWSALGHKDGQPRKIESVLTSGQMILVQVTKDPIGHKGARLTSQVSLAGRFLVYVPDGTTSGISRKLPDTERNRLKTLLKEIVPDTAGVIVRTAAEGASEEELTHDVERLKSRWEDIEKKSANKGSGPQLLYGEPDLTLKVVRDLFTEDFSKLVIEGDDAWETVRGYVESVAPDLVERVEKYERNGAGDVFSTYRIDEQIHKGLDRKVWLPSGGSLIIDRTEAMTVVDVNTGKFTGSGGNLEETVTKNNLEAAEEIVRQLRLRDIGGIIVVDFIDMVLESNRDLVVRRLVECLGRDRTRHQVAEVTSLGLVQMTRKRIGTGLLEAFSENCEHCHGRGVVIKDQPVDPNGRGASSEEPGEGRRSGRRRGRRGASGEGNDSNGESGSGSAGSDKSAEHHAPSPKDVAAMARHDKSADEAQETISETTSETASETASEPDEAVLEAPTDEPADEPTAAPVQAPEAPEAPEAPQAAVADEASAAEESPAGAVEEAAEAAPAEAPAEPEKPRVVTRTRRRSASRPAGPPATLPAAAPIGDAGTPPESGVVEPVDVGVDPGVDASLATESGDLADGPADDAPAIEHVPIKKKGSRKR, encoded by the coding sequence ATGCTCGATGACGACCAGCCCGACCGCACCGAAGCCGGGACCGAGGCTCCCGCCGCCACGGAGCCGTCCGCTCCCGTGGTGACGCGCCGGACCCGCAGGGCCCCGGCCCGCAAGTCCGCCGTGGCGCCCACCGAGGCATCCACCGAGGCACCCGCCGAGGCGCCCTCTGACGCAGGCGCCGCCGCCGAGCAGGTCGCGGCGCCCGCGAAGAAGGCCGCCGCGAAGAAGGCGCCGGCCCGCAAGGCCGCCCCGCGCAGGTCGGCCGCCAAGAAGGCCGCCTCGGCCGCCGACGCCGAGGCGACCCCGCCCCAGGCCGCGGACGAGACCACCGCCGACACCTCCACCGACACCTCCGTCGACACCGGCGTCGAGACCGCCGGCGACGGCACCGAGGTCGCGGCTCCGGCCAGGAAGGCTGCGGCCCGGAAGACCGCCAAGGCACCGGCGAGGAAGACGGCCGCGAAGAAGACGGCCGGCAGGAAGACCGCTGCCACCGAGCCGGTCGTCGCCGAGGTCGCCGACGCCGACGCTGCCGCGGAGGACCCCGCCGACGACGCCACCGGGCACGCCGTGCTGTTCCAGGCGCCGGTCGTCACCACGACCACGCGCCGCACCCGCAAGCGGCCCACGCCCGTCGAGACCGCTGCCGAGACCGCTGCCGAGACCGCTGCCGAGACGGCTCCCGAGGCTGCTCCCGAGGCTGCCACCGAGACCGACGCCGCCGCCGAGCCGACCGGCGACGAGGCCGCGGTGAGCGCACCGGCGAAGAAGGCTGCGAGCAAGAAGGCCGAGAGCAAGAAGACCGCCGGCAAGAAGGCCGCCGCGAAGAAGTCCGGGCGACGCTCGGGAGCGAAGGCCGACGACCCGGTCGTCGAGGTGGCTCCGGAGGACGAGGAGGAGGTCACCGACGAGGAGGCCGCCGCGTCCGCGGACGTCGAGGCCGAGGGCGTCGAGACCTCCGACACCGAGCAGGCCGACGACTCCAGCGAGGGGTCCAGCGACGACTCCAGCGACGACTCCAGCGACTCCGACGACGACTCCGCCGACGGGGACGGCCCGGCCCGACGCCGTCGCCGCCGCGGCGGCCGTCGCCGCCGCAAGTCCTCCGACTCCTCCCAGGACGGGCAGGACGGCCAGGACGGTGCGCAGGACGGCGAGGCCGCCTCCGGCACCGACTCCGCGGAGACCGCGGCCGACGACGCCTCCGAGGCGAACGGCGACTCCGGCCCGGCCGACAACGGCGACGCCAACGGTGACGGGAACGGCGAGGGCACCTCGCGCCGCCGTCGCCGTCGCCGCCGCGCCGGGGACGACCCGGCCTCGGAGGACGACGAGCCCAACACCGTCACCCGAGTCCGCAGCCGCCGCTCCGCCGAGGACCAGATCACCGCCGTGGCCGGCTCCACCCGCCTCGAGGCCAAGAAGCAGCGCCGCCGCGAGGGCCGCGAGGCCGGTCGCCGCCGTGCGCCGATCGTCAGCGAGGCCGAGTTCCTCGCCCGCCGCGAGTCCGTGGACCGCGTGATGGTGATCCGCCAGCGCCAGGACCTCACCCAGATCGGGGTGCTGGAGGACCGGGTCCTCGTCGAGCACTACGTCGCCCGCGAGTCCCAGACCTCGCTCATCGGCAACGTCTACCTCGGTCGCGTGCAGAACGTCCTGCCGTCGATGGAGGCGGCGTTCATCGACATCGGCAAGGGTCGCAACGCGGTCCTCTACGCCGGTGAGGTCAACTGGTCCGCCCTGGGCCACAAGGACGGCCAGCCCCGCAAGATCGAGTCGGTGCTCACCAGCGGCCAGATGATCCTGGTCCAGGTCACCAAGGACCCCATCGGCCACAAGGGCGCCCGCCTGACCAGCCAGGTGAGCCTCGCCGGCCGCTTCCTCGTCTACGTCCCGGACGGCACCACGTCGGGGATCTCGCGCAAGCTGCCCGACACCGAGCGCAACCGCCTCAAGACCCTCCTGAAGGAGATCGTCCCCGACACCGCCGGCGTCATCGTGCGCACGGCGGCGGAGGGCGCCAGCGAGGAGGAGCTCACCCACGACGTCGAGCGCCTCAAGTCGCGCTGGGAGGACATCGAGAAGAAGTCCGCCAACAAGGGCTCCGGCCCGCAGCTGCTCTACGGGGAGCCCGACCTCACGCTCAAGGTGGTGCGCGACCTCTTCACCGAGGACTTCTCCAAGCTCGTCATCGAGGGTGACGACGCCTGGGAGACCGTCCGCGGCTACGTCGAGTCCGTGGCGCCCGACCTCGTCGAGCGCGTCGAGAAGTACGAGCGCAACGGCGCGGGCGACGTGTTCTCCACCTACCGGATCGACGAGCAGATCCACAAGGGTCTCGACCGCAAGGTCTGGCTCCCGTCGGGTGGCTCCCTGATCATCGACCGCACCGAGGCGATGACGGTCGTCGACGTCAACACCGGCAAGTTCACCGGGTCCGGGGGCAACCTCGAGGAGACGGTGACCAAGAACAACCTCGAGGCGGCCGAGGAGATCGTGCGCCAGCTCCGGCTGCGCGACATCGGCGGCATCATCGTCGTCGACTTCATCGACATGGTGCTGGAGTCCAACCGCGACCTCGTCGTACGTCGCCTCGTCGAGTGCCTCGGCCGCGACCGCACCCGCCACCAGGTCGCCGAGGTCACCTCGCTCGGCCTGGTCCAGATGACCCGCAAGCGGATCGGCACCGGCCTGCTCGAGGCGTTCAGCGAGAACTGCGAGCACTGCCACGGTCGCGGGGTCGTGATCAAGGACCAGCCCGTCGACCCGAACGGCCGGGGCGCCTCCTCGGAGGAGCCCGGTGAGGGCCGCCGCAGCGGCCGCCGTCGTGGCCGTCGGGGCGCCTCCGGCGAGGGCAACGACTCCAACGGCGAGTCGGGCAGCGGCTCCGCCGGGAGCGACAAGTCGGCCGAGCACCACGCTCCGTCGCCGAAGGACGTCGCCGCGATGGCGCGCCACGACAAGTCCGCCGACGAGGCCCAGGAGACGATCTCCGAGACCACCTCCGAGACGGCCTCCGAGACGGCCTCCGAGCCGGACGAAGCCGTGCTCGAGGCGCCCACCGACGAGCCTGCCGACGAGCCCACCGCGGCTCCCGTCCAGGCACCCGAGGCACCCGAGGCACCCGAGGCACCTCAGGCGGCGGTCGCCGACGAGGCGTCCGCAGCCGAGGAGTCCCCGGCCGGGGCTGTCGAGGAGGCTGCCGAGGCAGCTCCTGCGGAGGCACCCGCCGAGCCCGAGAAGCCGCGGGTCGTCACGCGTACGCGCCGCCGCTCCGCCAGCAGGCCCGCCGGTCCGCCGGCGACGCTGCCCGCAGCCGCGCCGATCGGCGACGCCGGCACGCCCCCCGAGTCGGGCGTGGTGGAGCCGGTGGACGTCGGGGTCGACCCGGGCGTCGACGCCTCGCTCGCCACGGAGTCCGGCGACCTGGCCGACGGTCCCGCCGACGACGCTCCCGCCATCGAGCACGTCCCGATCAAGAAGAAGGGCTCACGCAAGCGCTGA
- the rplU gene encoding 50S ribosomal protein L21 has translation MYAVVRSGSKQQKVAVGDVIEIDALGAAGDTLTLPVVMVVDGDKVTATGLDKASVTVEVTGRTKGPKIIIQKYKNKTGYKKRQGHRQKYTQVKVTDISL, from the coding sequence GTGTACGCAGTCGTGCGCAGTGGCAGCAAGCAGCAGAAGGTTGCCGTGGGCGACGTCATCGAGATCGACGCGCTCGGCGCAGCCGGTGACACCCTCACCCTTCCCGTGGTGATGGTCGTCGACGGTGACAAGGTCACCGCGACCGGCCTCGACAAGGCCAGCGTGACCGTCGAGGTCACCGGTCGCACCAAGGGTCCGAAGATCATCATCCAGAAGTACAAGAACAAGACCGGCTACAAGAAGCGCCAGGGTCACCGCCAGAAGTACACCCAGGTCAAGGTCACCGACATCTCCCTCTGA
- the rpmA gene encoding 50S ribosomal protein L27 produces the protein MAHKKGAASTKNGRDSNSQRLGVKRFGGQVVGAGEIIVRQRGTHFHPGTGVGRGGDDTLFALQAGAVEFGTRRGRRVINIVPGE, from the coding sequence ATGGCTCACAAGAAGGGTGCTGCGAGCACCAAGAACGGCCGTGACTCCAACTCCCAGCGCCTCGGCGTGAAGCGCTTCGGCGGCCAGGTCGTCGGCGCGGGCGAGATCATCGTGCGCCAGCGTGGCACCCACTTCCACCCGGGCACCGGCGTGGGCCGCGGTGGCGACGACACCCTCTTCGCCCTGCAGGCCGGCGCCGTCGAGTTCGGCACCCGCCGCGGTCGCCGCGTGATCAACATCGTCCCGGGCGAGTGA
- the obgE gene encoding GTPase ObgE, which yields MAIPTFVDQVTLHLAAGRGGNGVASVKREKFKPLGGPDGGNGGQGGSIILQVDTSVTTLVDYHHSPKRKADNGGQGAGDHKNGGNGKDLTLPVPDGTMVKDADGTVLADLVGHGTTLVVAAGGRGGLGNAALASSKRKAPGFALLGEPGDELVVRLELKVVADIGLVGFPSAGKSSVIAAISRARPKIADYPFTTLIPNLGVVTAGETTFVVADVPGLIEGAAEGRGLGHDFLRHIERCAALVHVVDTASIEPGRNPLDDLDVIEGELARYGGLEDRPRLVALNKVDVPDGQDIADMVVEELRGRGLRVFEVSAASGAGLRELTFAMAEIVVAARAVAPQVEPERIVLRPRAVDSGDDFEVVATDDGWRVRGTKPERWVRQTDFSNEEAVGFLADRLNRLGVELKLAKMGAQEGDTVLIGAEDNSVVFDFKPSIEAGAEMLGRRGEDERFREDRPARDRRRDIADAMETKGEEEARADVARRLDAERRAKGPNRSTGSSGVGPMSYEIGGKDDPDWGGEQDDE from the coding sequence ATGGCCATCCCCACCTTCGTCGACCAGGTCACGCTGCACCTCGCAGCAGGACGGGGTGGCAACGGCGTGGCCTCGGTCAAGCGCGAGAAGTTCAAGCCCCTCGGCGGCCCCGACGGTGGCAACGGTGGCCAGGGTGGTTCGATCATCCTGCAGGTCGACACCAGCGTCACGACGCTCGTGGACTACCACCACAGCCCGAAGCGCAAGGCCGACAACGGCGGCCAGGGCGCCGGTGACCACAAGAACGGCGGCAACGGCAAGGACCTGACGCTGCCGGTGCCCGACGGCACGATGGTCAAGGACGCGGACGGCACCGTGCTGGCCGACCTCGTGGGTCACGGCACGACCCTCGTCGTCGCCGCGGGCGGCCGCGGCGGCCTCGGCAACGCCGCGCTCGCCTCCTCCAAGCGCAAGGCCCCCGGGTTCGCCCTGCTGGGCGAGCCCGGCGACGAGCTCGTCGTACGCCTCGAGCTGAAGGTCGTCGCCGACATCGGCCTGGTCGGCTTCCCGAGCGCCGGCAAGTCCTCGGTGATCGCCGCCATCTCGCGCGCGCGCCCCAAGATCGCCGACTACCCCTTCACCACCCTGATCCCCAACCTGGGCGTCGTCACGGCCGGCGAGACCACCTTCGTGGTCGCCGACGTCCCCGGCCTGATCGAGGGTGCGGCGGAGGGCCGCGGCCTGGGCCACGACTTCCTGCGCCACATCGAGCGCTGCGCGGCCCTGGTCCACGTCGTCGACACCGCCTCGATCGAGCCCGGGCGCAACCCGCTCGACGACCTCGACGTCATCGAGGGCGAGCTCGCGCGCTACGGCGGGCTGGAGGACCGGCCCCGCCTGGTGGCCCTCAACAAGGTCGACGTGCCGGACGGCCAGGACATCGCCGACATGGTGGTCGAGGAGCTGCGGGGCCGCGGCCTGCGGGTCTTCGAGGTCAGTGCCGCGTCGGGCGCCGGGTTGCGCGAGCTGACCTTCGCGATGGCCGAGATCGTCGTGGCCGCCCGTGCGGTCGCGCCCCAGGTCGAGCCCGAGCGGATCGTGCTGCGACCGAGGGCCGTGGACAGCGGCGACGACTTCGAGGTCGTGGCCACCGACGACGGGTGGCGGGTGCGCGGCACCAAGCCCGAGCGCTGGGTGCGCCAGACCGACTTCAGCAACGAGGAGGCCGTCGGGTTCCTCGCCGACCGCCTCAACCGCCTCGGTGTCGAGCTCAAGCTCGCGAAGATGGGCGCGCAGGAGGGCGACACCGTCCTCATCGGAGCAGAGGACAACTCGGTCGTCTTCGACTTCAAGCCCAGCATCGAGGCGGGCGCCGAGATGCTCGGGCGCCGGGGCGAGGACGAGCGGTTCCGCGAGGACCGACCGGCCCGCGACCGCCGCCGCGACATCGCCGACGCGATGGAGACCAAGGGCGAGGAGGAGGCCCGCGCCGACGTGGCCCGCCGCCTCGACGCGGAGCGCAGGGCCAAGGGCCCCAACCGCAGCACCGGCAGCTCCGGTGTCGGCCCGATGTCCTACGAGATCGGCGGCAAGGACGACCCCGACTGGGGTGGCGAGCAGGACGACGAGTGA
- the proB gene encoding glutamate 5-kinase → MSDGVGSDRAGLVRAARRVVVKVGSSSLTTAAGGIDPARVRRLVEVLAASRDAGAEVVLVSSGAIAAGLAPLGMKKRPRALASQQAAASVGQGLLAHRYQEEFARHGIVTGQVLLTVDDVTRRAHYRNAHQTFARLLELGVVPIVNENDTVATSEIRFGDNDRLAALVAHLVHADLLVLLSDVDGLYDGPPSREGSRLIPVVHSEADLAAVTIGSTGASGVGTGGMTTKVDAARIATGAGIDVLLTSADQAAAVLAGAEVGTHFEATGKRRPTRLLWLAHATSGQGTLTLDAGAVRAVVERGASLLAAGITAVGGTFVAGDAVDVLDPDGALVARGLVNFDADELPALLGRSTGELKESLGAAYEREVIHRDAMTLL, encoded by the coding sequence GTGAGCGACGGCGTCGGGTCGGACCGTGCTGGGCTGGTGCGTGCCGCCCGGCGCGTCGTCGTCAAGGTCGGCTCGTCGTCGCTGACCACCGCCGCAGGTGGTATCGACCCCGCGCGCGTCCGCCGGCTGGTGGAGGTGCTGGCCGCCTCCCGTGACGCCGGCGCCGAGGTCGTGCTGGTGTCGTCGGGTGCGATCGCCGCGGGTCTCGCCCCGCTCGGGATGAAGAAGCGCCCGCGCGCGCTCGCCTCGCAGCAGGCCGCCGCGTCGGTCGGCCAAGGCCTCCTGGCGCACCGCTACCAGGAGGAGTTCGCCCGGCACGGGATCGTCACCGGCCAGGTGCTCCTCACCGTCGACGACGTCACCCGTCGTGCGCACTACCGCAACGCCCACCAGACCTTCGCCAGGCTGCTCGAGCTCGGCGTCGTACCCATCGTCAACGAGAACGACACCGTCGCCACCTCCGAGATCCGCTTCGGCGACAACGACCGGCTCGCCGCGCTGGTCGCGCACCTCGTCCACGCCGACCTGCTCGTGCTGCTGTCCGACGTGGACGGCCTGTACGACGGCCCGCCGAGCCGGGAGGGCTCCCGGCTGATCCCGGTGGTGCACTCCGAGGCCGACCTCGCTGCGGTCACGATCGGCTCGACCGGCGCCTCGGGTGTCGGCACCGGCGGGATGACGACCAAGGTCGACGCCGCTCGGATCGCCACCGGCGCAGGGATCGACGTGCTCCTCACCTCGGCCGACCAGGCCGCGGCCGTCCTCGCGGGCGCCGAGGTCGGCACCCACTTCGAGGCCACCGGCAAGCGTCGCCCGACCCGCCTGCTCTGGCTCGCGCACGCCACCTCGGGGCAGGGCACGCTCACCCTCGACGCGGGCGCCGTCCGTGCCGTCGTCGAGCGGGGTGCCTCGCTGCTGGCTGCCGGCATCACGGCCGTGGGCGGGACCTTCGTCGCCGGCGACGCGGTCGACGTCCTCGACCCCGACGGTGCGCTCGTCGCGCGCGGGCTGGTGAACTTCGACGCCGACGAGCTCCCCGCCCTCCTGGGTCGCTCGACCGGTGAGCTCAAGGAGTCCCTCGGCGCGGCCTACGAGCGCGAGGTCATCCACCGCGACGCCATGACGCTGCTCTAG
- a CDS encoding MazG nucleotide pyrophosphohydrolase domain-containing protein — protein MDFQQMQERARSVRERYAEVEAASYGRSWTSEEIMLGFLGDVGDLAKLVQGKAGVRPREDLDEALAHELADCLWSVMTLADAYDVDLAGAFTGTMDELDRVLSGD, from the coding sequence ATGGACTTCCAGCAGATGCAGGAGCGGGCCCGGTCGGTGCGGGAGAGGTACGCCGAGGTCGAGGCGGCCTCCTACGGGCGGTCGTGGACGTCCGAGGAGATCATGCTCGGCTTCCTCGGCGACGTCGGCGACCTGGCCAAGCTGGTCCAGGGCAAGGCAGGCGTGCGGCCCCGCGAGGACCTCGACGAGGCACTCGCGCACGAGCTCGCCGACTGCCTCTGGAGCGTGATGACCCTCGCCGACGCGTACGACGTCGACCTGGCGGGCGCCTTCACCGGCACGATGGACGAGCTCGACCGGGTGCTCTCCGGCGACTGA
- a CDS encoding nucleotidyltransferase domain-containing protein, with the protein MHWEPSEADVAEEVAFRRLYGEWRALDPAGLAAFMAAYEREWWVVGGWAIDAFTGLQRGHDDIDLVIWRRDLAAFQEMVGDRHHVWSVGSGMLRPLDADWPELHPEAGQVWLRDHALAPWFLDCILAEDRDGLWVSRRDDDHVVPLADVTWVADDGIRYMRPEVVLHHKARLDRSKDLADLTVAWPLLGAAEQDWLRDAVRRLYPDHRWLALMT; encoded by the coding sequence ATGCACTGGGAGCCCTCGGAGGCGGACGTGGCCGAGGAGGTCGCCTTCCGACGGCTGTACGGCGAGTGGCGGGCGCTGGACCCGGCCGGTCTCGCGGCGTTCATGGCGGCGTACGAGCGCGAGTGGTGGGTCGTCGGCGGGTGGGCGATCGACGCCTTCACGGGGCTTCAGCGCGGGCACGACGACATCGACCTGGTGATCTGGCGCCGCGACCTGGCGGCGTTCCAGGAGATGGTGGGGGACCGGCACCACGTGTGGAGCGTCGGCTCCGGGATGCTGCGCCCGCTCGACGCCGACTGGCCCGAGCTGCACCCGGAGGCCGGTCAGGTCTGGCTGCGCGACCACGCCCTGGCGCCGTGGTTCCTCGACTGCATCCTCGCCGAGGACCGCGACGGGCTCTGGGTCTCGCGGCGCGACGACGACCACGTCGTGCCGCTGGCCGACGTGACGTGGGTGGCCGACGACGGGATCCGCTACATGCGTCCGGAGGTCGTGCTGCACCACAAGGCCCGCCTCGACCGGTCCAAGGACCTCGCCGACCTCACGGTGGCCTGGCCGCTGCTCGGCGCGGCCGAGCAGGACTGGCTGCGCGACGCCGTACGACGCCTGTACCCGGACCACCGCTGGCTGGCCCTGATGACCTGA
- a CDS encoding cysteine desulfurase family protein → MTTPLVYLDHAATTPMLTVAVEAMTRQLSGVGNASSLHASGRGARRIVEESRESIAGMVGARPGDVVFTSGGTESDNLALKGIFWARRAEDPRRTRILSTAIEHHAVLDPLHWLAESDGAEVELLPVSAEGVLDLEALRDAVARDPGSVALISVMWANNEVGSIQPIDEVVALATEHRIPVHTDAVQALGQVPVDFAACGVDALTFTGHKVGGPYGVGALVVRRDLAVSALVHGGGQERDIRSGTLDVPAIAGLAAAVEASVKAQHDHAIRVAELRDDLVRRVCEVVPDAHLHGTPTGPTRLPGNAHIGFPGCEGDSLLMLLDARGIECSTGSACSAGVPQPSHVLLAMGCDDDQARHSLRFSLGHTTTPGDIDRLVEAIGPVVERARAARAR, encoded by the coding sequence ATGACCACGCCGCTCGTCTACCTCGACCACGCCGCGACCACGCCGATGCTCACCGTGGCCGTCGAGGCGATGACCCGCCAGCTCAGCGGCGTCGGCAACGCGAGCTCCCTGCACGCCTCCGGACGCGGCGCGCGCCGGATCGTCGAGGAGTCGCGCGAGAGCATCGCCGGCATGGTCGGCGCCCGCCCCGGGGACGTGGTGTTCACCTCCGGCGGCACCGAGTCCGACAACCTCGCCCTCAAGGGGATCTTCTGGGCCCGGCGAGCGGAGGACCCGCGTCGTACGCGCATCCTCTCCACCGCGATCGAGCACCACGCCGTCCTCGACCCGCTGCACTGGCTTGCCGAGTCCGACGGCGCCGAGGTCGAGCTGCTGCCCGTGTCGGCCGAGGGCGTGCTCGACCTCGAGGCCCTCAGGGACGCGGTGGCGCGTGACCCCGGCTCGGTGGCGCTCATCTCGGTGATGTGGGCCAACAACGAGGTCGGCTCGATCCAGCCGATCGACGAGGTGGTCGCGCTCGCCACCGAGCACCGGATCCCCGTGCACACCGATGCCGTGCAGGCGCTCGGGCAGGTGCCGGTGGACTTCGCCGCCTGCGGTGTCGACGCGCTGACCTTCACCGGCCACAAGGTCGGTGGGCCCTACGGCGTCGGCGCTCTCGTCGTGCGTCGTGACCTGGCCGTGAGCGCGCTTGTGCACGGTGGCGGCCAGGAGCGCGACATCCGCAGCGGCACCCTCGACGTGCCGGCGATCGCCGGGCTGGCGGCAGCGGTCGAGGCCTCGGTGAAGGCCCAGCACGACCACGCCATCCGGGTGGCCGAGCTGCGCGACGACCTGGTGCGCCGGGTCTGCGAGGTCGTCCCCGACGCCCACCTCCACGGCACCCCGACGGGTCCGACGCGGCTGCCCGGCAACGCCCACATCGGCTTCCCGGGCTGCGAGGGCGACTCGCTGCTGATGCTGCTCGACGCGCGCGGCATCGAGTGCTCCACGGGGTCCGCCTGCTCGGCCGGCGTGCCCCAGCCCTCCCACGTCCTGCTGGCGATGGGCTGCGACGACGACCAGGCCCGCCACTCGCTGCGGTTCTCCCTCGGCCACACCACGACCCCGGGCGACATCGACCGTCTGGTCGAGGCGATCGGACCGGTCGTCGAGCGCGCCCGGGCCGCCCGGGCCCGCTGA
- the mnmA gene encoding tRNA 2-thiouridine(34) synthase MnmA, with protein sequence MRVVAAMSGGVDSAVAAARAKEAGHDVTGVHLALSRNPASYRSGARGCCTIEDSNDARRAADVIGIPFYVWDLSDRFHEDVVEDFMDEYAAGRTPNPCLRCNEKIKFAAVLDRALALGFDAVATGHYAQLRTGDDGLIEMHRAADHGKDQSYVLGVLDQDQLRHSMFPLGDTDKPAVRREAEARGLLVADKPDSHDICFVADGDNAGWLREKLGDRAPNHGGDIVDATTGRTVGSHTGTYGFTIGQRRGLRLGVPAADGKPRFVLDIEPVSGTVTVGPRERLAVDHVAGIRPRWCGSVPQRVDGTVQLRAHGAEHRAVVVVDGDRVAIDLLDPAEGIAPGQAAVIYDGTRVVGSATIAATRPVGAGA encoded by the coding sequence ATGAGGGTCGTCGCGGCGATGTCCGGCGGGGTGGACTCCGCGGTCGCCGCTGCCCGCGCGAAGGAGGCCGGCCACGACGTGACCGGCGTGCACCTGGCGCTGAGCCGCAACCCGGCGTCGTACCGCTCCGGGGCGCGGGGGTGCTGCACCATCGAGGACAGCAACGACGCCCGGCGCGCCGCCGACGTGATCGGCATCCCGTTCTACGTCTGGGACCTCTCCGACCGCTTCCACGAGGACGTGGTCGAGGACTTCATGGACGAGTACGCCGCCGGCCGCACGCCCAACCCGTGCCTGCGGTGCAACGAGAAGATCAAGTTCGCCGCGGTGCTCGACCGCGCGCTCGCGCTGGGCTTCGACGCGGTCGCGACCGGCCACTACGCCCAGCTGCGCACCGGCGACGACGGGCTGATCGAGATGCACCGGGCGGCCGACCACGGCAAGGACCAGTCCTACGTCCTTGGTGTCCTCGACCAGGACCAGCTGCGGCACTCGATGTTCCCCCTCGGCGACACCGACAAGCCGGCCGTCCGCCGCGAGGCGGAGGCCCGTGGCCTGCTGGTGGCCGACAAGCCCGACTCCCACGACATCTGCTTCGTCGCCGACGGTGACAACGCGGGCTGGCTGCGCGAGAAGCTCGGCGACCGCGCGCCCAACCACGGCGGCGACATCGTCGACGCGACCACCGGGCGGACCGTCGGCAGCCACACGGGCACCTACGGCTTCACGATCGGCCAGCGTCGGGGGCTGCGGCTCGGCGTGCCGGCGGCCGACGGCAAGCCGCGCTTCGTGCTCGACATCGAGCCGGTCAGCGGCACGGTGACCGTCGGCCCGCGCGAGCGCCTGGCGGTCGACCACGTCGCCGGGATCCGGCCGCGCTGGTGCGGGAGCGTGCCCCAGCGGGTCGACGGGACCGTCCAGCTGCGCGCCCACGGCGCCGAGCACCGCGCGGTCGTCGTCGTCGACGGCGACCGGGTCGCGATCGACCTGCTGGACCCCGCCGAGGGCATCGCCCCCGGCCAGGCGGCCGTGATCTACGACGGCACCCGCGTCGTCGGCTCGGCCACCATCGCCGCCACGCGTCCCGTCGGAGCCGGCGCGTGA